The following coding sequences are from one Leptospira mayottensis 200901116 window:
- a CDS encoding arginyltransferase, whose product MLRHELQNFVNSLPISPERSCSYYPDRLSQIQYLPFQGKIEKNNLQFFFDSGFRRTGNILYRTSCNNCRECLSYRVPLNQFVPSRNRKRLLKKNSDLVVRFGSPDLTAEKEILYLRYQRSRYQSFVIGESDQELLEGMRWNLFGYSENSLEMTLSLDEKILGFMILDSASDSLSAVYSVYDPDYPDRSLGSFAILYSILYAKELGMKYYHLGYFLPGHPDMDYKKYWAPSEIREFDTNDWIRFEEFQKKYADFSW is encoded by the coding sequence ATGCTCCGGCATGAACTCCAAAACTTTGTAAATTCTCTTCCAATCAGTCCGGAGAGGAGCTGTTCTTACTACCCGGATCGCTTGAGCCAAATTCAATATCTTCCATTTCAAGGAAAGATTGAAAAGAATAACTTGCAGTTTTTTTTCGATTCCGGTTTTCGAAGAACCGGAAACATTCTTTATCGAACTTCTTGTAATAATTGTCGCGAATGTCTGAGTTATCGGGTTCCTTTAAATCAATTTGTTCCCAGTCGAAATCGGAAGAGACTTTTAAAAAAGAATTCAGACCTTGTGGTTCGTTTCGGATCTCCCGATTTGACCGCAGAGAAAGAAATTCTCTACCTACGTTATCAAAGATCTCGTTACCAAAGTTTTGTAATCGGAGAATCGGATCAGGAACTTCTGGAAGGAATGCGTTGGAATCTTTTCGGGTATTCGGAAAATTCTTTAGAGATGACTCTTAGCTTAGATGAAAAAATTCTCGGTTTTATGATCCTAGACTCCGCATCTGATTCTCTTTCCGCAGTATATTCAGTCTACGATCCAGATTATCCAGATCGTAGCCTTGGAAGTTTTGCAATTCTTTATTCCATCCTTTACGCAAAAGAACTGGGAATGAAATACTATCATCTCGGTTATTTTCTTCCGGGACATCCGGATATGGACTATAAAAAGTATTGGGCTCCTTCGGAGATTCGAGAGTTTGATACGAATGATTGGATCCGCTTCGAGGAATTCCAAAAAAAATACGCTGACTTTTCCTGGTAA
- a CDS encoding CCA tRNA nucleotidyltransferase, translating to MTNVDPHELIKKIPESFREDIIRITQTIRKEGGECYLIGGSVRDLLLSKIPDEFDLTTSLLPGKILTLFKRTVPTGIKHGTVTVLIEDRSYEITTFRKDVDYIDGRRPEAVEFGVSLSEDLKRRDFTMNALALELETKRLIDEHSGLEDIQNRIIRTIGDPIERFTEDGLRPIRAIRFVSSLDFTLESETTKAIVRCRNVTAKVSKERVHDELNKILKSKNPVPSLKLFKEFQILELFTSLKLYPTENTNVEKKIQEVPILPLSLRLSFLHAWLFGSFQDRNLAKQFMKDLRYSNQNTKDSLFFSDMLSMMLNRKDDASLTDAEVRKFVLHPICVYGGRKNLKVLTEHILNLAYTYEPILKDVFDFRKILDLTERTQALVVTELALRGEDVLKACPNLPPKEIGFVLERLLFHVLENPDENRKDFLFPLLSK from the coding sequence ATGACTAACGTGGATCCGCACGAATTGATCAAAAAAATTCCCGAAAGTTTTCGAGAGGATATAATTCGGATAACGCAAACCATCCGCAAGGAAGGTGGAGAATGTTATCTGATCGGTGGATCCGTACGGGATTTGTTGCTTTCAAAAATACCGGACGAATTCGATTTGACTACTTCTCTGCTGCCCGGCAAAATTCTTACCTTATTCAAAAGAACGGTCCCTACGGGGATCAAACACGGTACGGTTACCGTTCTGATAGAAGATCGTTCTTACGAGATCACAACCTTCCGAAAGGATGTGGACTATATAGACGGAAGAAGACCGGAAGCCGTTGAATTCGGAGTTTCGTTAAGTGAGGATTTAAAACGAAGGGATTTTACCATGAACGCTTTGGCGTTAGAGTTGGAAACGAAACGTTTGATCGACGAGCACTCGGGGCTTGAGGACATTCAAAACAGGATCATTCGAACGATCGGAGATCCGATCGAGAGATTTACCGAAGACGGTCTTCGCCCAATCCGCGCGATTCGTTTTGTAAGTAGTCTCGATTTCACTCTGGAGTCGGAAACCACAAAGGCGATTGTTCGGTGTAGAAACGTAACCGCAAAGGTTTCTAAAGAAAGGGTTCACGATGAACTAAATAAAATCCTCAAAAGCAAAAATCCGGTTCCTTCCTTGAAGTTATTCAAAGAGTTTCAAATCCTGGAATTATTTACAAGTCTCAAATTGTACCCAACAGAAAATACGAATGTAGAAAAAAAAATCCAGGAAGTTCCTATACTCCCTTTGAGTCTTAGGCTTTCTTTTTTACATGCTTGGTTATTCGGAAGTTTTCAAGATAGAAATTTGGCAAAACAATTTATGAAGGATCTCCGATATTCCAATCAAAACACGAAGGATTCCCTATTTTTCTCAGATATGCTTTCTATGATGTTAAACCGGAAAGATGACGCATCTTTGACCGATGCGGAAGTTCGAAAGTTTGTTTTGCATCCGATTTGTGTGTATGGAGGAAGAAAAAATCTAAAAGTTTTGACAGAACATATTCTTAATCTTGCATATACTTACGAACCCATTCTCAAGGATGTTTTCGACTTTCGGAAAATTCTGGATCTGACCGAACGAACTCAAGCTCTTGTTGTGACTGAGTTGGCTCTTCGGGGAGAGGATGTCCTTAAGGCTTGTCCGAATCTTCCTCCTAAAGAAATAGGATTTGTCCTTGAGAGACTCCTGTTTCATGTTCTGGAAAATCCGGACGAAAACCGAAAGGATTTCCTTTTTCCTCTTCTTTCCAAGTAA
- a CDS encoding ribonuclease HI family protein — protein sequence MISIFCDGASKGNPGPSSIGIVAYKDDKEEFRISERIGETTNNVAEWASLKKGLEECIRRKFDTIHVYMDSELVVRQVSGKYKVKHPNLLEYKKEVDKLVSSLQNFQITHVPREKNSVADKLANEAFQK from the coding sequence GTGATCTCCATTTTTTGCGATGGGGCATCCAAGGGAAATCCGGGACCTTCCTCGATTGGAATTGTGGCATATAAAGACGACAAGGAAGAATTCAGAATCTCTGAACGTATCGGAGAAACCACAAACAACGTGGCGGAATGGGCTTCTCTCAAAAAGGGTTTGGAGGAGTGTATTCGAAGGAAGTTCGATACCATTCATGTGTATATGGACTCGGAGCTTGTGGTCAGGCAGGTCAGCGGAAAGTATAAGGTAAAACATCCTAATCTTCTGGAATATAAAAAGGAAGTGGACAAACTCGTATCTTCCTTACAGAATTTTCAAATTACCCATGTCCCTCGTGAAAAAAATTCGGTCGCAGATAAGCTCGCAAACGAAGCCTTTCAGAAATAA
- a CDS encoding SDR family NAD(P)-dependent oxidoreductase, whose amino-acid sequence MAKKIVVVGASSGIGKELAILLLEQGHTVTLVARRDKELKAIAASFNSPGKTNAFVIKQDVANFDQVDSAFQKAIKSMKGIDEIYYASGIMYDIKPDEFDVEKDIAMLNTNLLGCVAWLNPAAALFQKQKSGKIIGISSIAGDRGRRGNPVYNTSKAGMNTYLEALRNRLSTLGVQVLTVKPGFIDTAMTRGMKGLFWLISAKEAATIIVKAADSGKECVYVPARWGLVGLIIRLIPSFLFKRLSI is encoded by the coding sequence ATGGCAAAAAAAATCGTCGTCGTCGGTGCATCTAGCGGTATCGGAAAAGAATTAGCGATTCTCCTCTTGGAGCAAGGACATACGGTCACTCTTGTAGCCCGTCGTGATAAGGAATTGAAAGCGATCGCGGCTTCGTTTAACTCGCCCGGTAAAACAAACGCATTTGTTATCAAACAAGACGTCGCCAACTTTGATCAGGTCGACTCCGCGTTTCAAAAAGCGATCAAATCCATGAAAGGTATCGACGAGATTTATTATGCTTCCGGAATTATGTACGACATTAAGCCGGATGAGTTCGATGTTGAAAAAGACATTGCCATGTTAAATACAAATCTTCTGGGTTGTGTGGCATGGCTCAATCCCGCGGCAGCCCTTTTTCAAAAACAAAAAAGTGGAAAGATCATTGGAATCTCTTCTATCGCAGGAGATCGTGGAAGAAGAGGTAATCCCGTTTATAATACTTCCAAAGCGGGAATGAACACGTATCTCGAAGCTCTTCGAAATCGTCTTTCGACGTTAGGTGTTCAAGTTCTCACTGTAAAACCCGGCTTTATCGATACCGCCATGACCCGAGGTATGAAAGGTCTTTTCTGGCTTATCTCCGCGAAAGAAGCGGCGACCATCATAGTCAAGGCGGCCGACTCTGGTAAAGAATGTGTCTATGTTCCGGCCCGCTGGGGACTCGTGGGCTTGATCATCCGTTTGATTCCATCTTTTCTTTTTAAACGTCTTTCTATTTGA
- a CDS encoding outer membrane beta-barrel protein, translated as MMRIKTINLIGSVLCLLVFSQVFAQAGKKSGADASVVPAPASQTMEQEDKKWYDQVEFSGFADVYYMYNLNPKQGGDIDATRAFETSNKNFAVNAVALTIQKAAEKSSPWGFRIDLQNGQNNAFQEAPYSQSNSIYNYNMLKQAYLSLYFPVLKGMTLDAGKMATHIGYEVLESMSNPNYSIGAIFQNTIPFIHTGVRLTTQFTEKWAGTFYLYNSGGGTGYNSPATTTTAPLNVITDPAYSGNAAGKSYFVEGQTERKAIGTQVKGQLIEDRLSVTWNTLYSSDGAYARVDPSKAAMAAELANVFGDPNMGMYNIANPRRAKYNKDYWFMNHVILSITPTDKITIDLDYTWSEKAGALANNSLDQKRYNVDVTTGAEVFNKDTLFWGLNNKRDSKTTYKAYGIFAKFKINEAWGVNVRVEYIDDKHNNGTLTTFNPFMGPNTYISAYKKATDLAIADAVATAFAADVSLGSLGITKEQILEVMSDDYKNYSGVRNAGQYKTFTVTPVWNFTENLLIKLDLRRDWATGKQFVDQKGDKTDHQYGMTLGAVAKF; from the coding sequence ATGATGAGAATAAAAACAATAAACCTTATTGGTTCTGTTCTCTGCCTCCTGGTTTTTTCTCAGGTCTTTGCTCAGGCTGGAAAAAAATCAGGAGCAGATGCTTCAGTCGTTCCGGCGCCTGCTTCCCAGACGATGGAACAGGAAGATAAGAAATGGTATGATCAAGTTGAATTTTCCGGGTTCGCTGATGTATATTACATGTATAACCTCAATCCGAAACAAGGAGGAGACATTGATGCGACCCGTGCTTTTGAAACAAGCAACAAGAACTTTGCGGTCAACGCGGTAGCGCTTACGATCCAAAAAGCCGCTGAAAAAAGTTCTCCTTGGGGTTTTAGGATCGACCTCCAAAACGGTCAGAACAACGCATTTCAAGAAGCTCCTTATTCCCAAAGTAATAGCATTTACAATTACAACATGCTCAAACAGGCGTATTTAAGTTTGTATTTCCCCGTTTTAAAAGGAATGACCTTAGACGCCGGTAAGATGGCCACGCATATTGGTTACGAGGTTCTTGAATCTATGAGCAATCCGAATTACTCGATAGGCGCAATCTTCCAGAATACGATTCCCTTTATTCATACCGGTGTTCGTCTGACCACTCAGTTCACAGAGAAATGGGCAGGAACCTTTTATCTCTACAACAGTGGTGGTGGTACCGGTTATAATTCTCCTGCAACTACGACCACCGCTCCGTTGAATGTGATTACGGATCCGGCTTACAGCGGTAATGCGGCGGGAAAAAGCTACTTTGTGGAAGGTCAGACCGAAAGAAAGGCGATCGGAACTCAGGTTAAAGGTCAGTTGATTGAAGACAGGCTTTCCGTTACTTGGAACACTCTCTATTCCAGCGATGGAGCTTATGCTCGTGTCGATCCTTCCAAAGCGGCTATGGCTGCGGAACTGGCGAACGTTTTCGGAGATCCGAATATGGGAATGTACAATATCGCCAATCCTAGGAGAGCAAAATACAACAAAGACTACTGGTTTATGAATCACGTAATTCTTTCCATTACTCCTACGGATAAAATTACGATCGACTTGGATTACACTTGGAGTGAAAAAGCCGGAGCACTTGCAAATAACAGCTTGGATCAGAAACGTTATAATGTGGACGTAACAACAGGCGCGGAAGTTTTCAACAAGGACACTCTTTTTTGGGGGTTGAACAACAAGCGCGATTCTAAAACCACTTACAAAGCTTACGGTATTTTTGCGAAGTTCAAAATCAACGAAGCTTGGGGTGTGAACGTTCGTGTCGAATACATAGACGATAAACACAACAATGGTACTTTAACTACTTTCAATCCTTTTATGGGACCTAACACTTACATCAGCGCATATAAAAAAGCCACGGATCTTGCGATCGCGGACGCAGTGGCGACTGCTTTTGCAGCGGATGTTAGTTTAGGATCCTTAGGAATTACCAAAGAACAAATTCTCGAAGTGATGAGCGACGATTACAAGAACTACTCAGGAGTCAGAAACGCGGGACAATACAAAACTTTTACCGTTACTCCCGTTTGGAATTTTACCGAAAATTTACTGATCAAACTTGATCTCCGAAGAGATTGGGCGACCGGCAAACAATTTGTGGATCAAAAGGGCGATAAAACGGATCACCAATACGGTATGACCTTGGGAGCTGTCGCAAAATTCTAA